One window of Nocardia nova SH22a genomic DNA carries:
- a CDS encoding SDR family NAD(P)-dependent oxidoreductase produces the protein MDDAATGSVLDLFRLTGRVAVVTGAGTGLGAGFARALAEAGADVVLAARRRDKLDRVAESVAALGRRCSVVPTDVTDPDRCEALARAAIDEYGRLDILINNAGVSHTAPATREHPDDYRKVLEVNLFGAYWTAQACARVMRPGSSIVNVASMLGLVKSVLPQAAYASSKAGLIGLTRDLSQQWSGRKGIRVNAIAPGFVDTDMIDEMSADTLAEFLRGCSLGRTATQREIDAAMLFLAAPASGYVTGSTLAVDGGTSGH, from the coding sequence ATGGACGACGCCGCCACCGGATCGGTGCTCGATCTGTTCCGCCTCACCGGACGCGTGGCGGTGGTGACCGGCGCCGGGACCGGACTCGGCGCGGGTTTCGCCCGGGCACTGGCCGAGGCGGGTGCGGATGTCGTCCTCGCCGCCCGGCGGCGCGACAAACTCGACCGTGTCGCCGAATCCGTTGCCGCGCTGGGCCGTCGATGCTCGGTCGTGCCCACCGACGTCACCGATCCGGACCGGTGCGAGGCGCTGGCGCGCGCGGCGATCGACGAGTACGGCCGCCTCGACATCCTGATCAACAACGCGGGTGTCTCCCACACCGCGCCCGCCACCCGGGAGCATCCCGACGACTACCGAAAAGTCCTGGAGGTGAACCTGTTCGGCGCGTACTGGACCGCACAGGCGTGCGCCCGGGTGATGCGGCCCGGGTCGAGCATCGTGAACGTCGCGAGCATGCTCGGCCTGGTGAAATCGGTACTGCCACAGGCGGCCTACGCGTCGAGCAAGGCCGGGCTGATCGGGCTCACCCGCGATCTGTCCCAGCAGTGGTCGGGACGAAAGGGCATCCGGGTCAACGCGATAGCCCCGGGATTCGTCGACACCGACATGATCGACGAGATGTCCGCGGACACTCTGGCGGAATTCCTGCGCGGATGCTCGCTGGGCCGCACCGCCACACAACGCGAAATCGACGCGGCGATGCTGTTCCTCGCCGCCCCGGCG